From one Synechocystis sp. PCC 6803 substr. PCC-P genomic stretch:
- a CDS encoding BMC domain-containing protein, whose amino-acid sequence MPTSPTMTSVPIARSPRPSYQQINQHQPSDSALGLVSTRSFPAIVGTADMMLKSSQVTLVGYEKIGSGYCTAVVRGKVADVRLAVEEGARTAEQFGQLVSKLVIPRPMPNLQAVFPIGSHLVELAQQQRGYSRLSNRSIGLLETRGFPAMVGAADAMLKSADVQLASYEIIGDGLCTAIVRGTVANVAMAIEVGMQEAERIGELHAVMIIPRLLEDLEHTLPVATYWLDENEPLPMLLPNQVREKQRQLVALPELEKAVVPQRQAKPLPLQEKTEAPLVLEKEAEKPIVEVLGPEID is encoded by the coding sequence GTGCCGACTTCCCCAACAATGACTAGCGTCCCCATTGCCCGTTCCCCGCGCCCCAGTTATCAGCAAATAAATCAACATCAACCCAGTGATAGTGCCCTGGGGTTAGTCTCCACCAGAAGCTTTCCGGCGATCGTGGGGACAGCAGACATGATGCTGAAATCTTCCCAAGTGACCCTGGTGGGCTACGAAAAAATTGGCAGTGGCTACTGTACCGCAGTGGTACGGGGCAAGGTGGCCGATGTGCGCCTAGCAGTGGAAGAGGGGGCCAGAACAGCAGAACAGTTTGGCCAGTTAGTGTCGAAATTGGTTATTCCCCGGCCCATGCCCAACCTCCAGGCGGTATTCCCCATCGGTAGTCATCTGGTAGAACTTGCTCAACAGCAACGGGGTTACAGTCGTTTGAGCAATCGATCCATTGGCCTATTGGAAACCAGAGGTTTTCCGGCTATGGTGGGGGCCGCCGATGCCATGCTCAAATCCGCCGATGTGCAGCTAGCTTCCTACGAAATTATTGGAGATGGCCTTTGCACCGCCATTGTCCGGGGAACGGTGGCCAATGTGGCCATGGCGATCGAGGTGGGGATGCAGGAAGCAGAACGCATTGGGGAACTCCACGCAGTAATGATCATTCCCCGATTGTTAGAGGATTTGGAACATACCCTGCCAGTAGCCACCTATTGGTTGGACGAAAATGAACCTCTACCGATGTTACTGCCCAATCAAGTCCGGGAAAAACAACGGCAATTGGTGGCCTTACCGGAATTAGAAAAGGCTGTAGTACCCCAACGTCAGGCAAAACCGTTGCCTTTGCAAGAGAAAACAGAAGCTCCCTTAGTTCTAGAAAAAGAGGCGGAAAAGCCCATAGTGGAAGTGCTAGGTCCAGAAATTGATTAG
- a CDS encoding PIN domain-containing protein has product MSIICLDTNIVVWGIQRQSSSDRQENIPKAEALMNQLEANRNHIIIPAPVFAELLMGCNPQDNPRVMEEISRRTKIVPFDVPASIEYGKIHINKWGLREELGIQREKMKIDMMVLAVALAQKASCIYSEDDDIHKLGKEIIEVRRMPSIALQGNLLDAQNT; this is encoded by the coding sequence ATGAGTATTATTTGTCTTGATACAAATATTGTCGTGTGGGGCATTCAAAGGCAATCATCCTCCGACCGTCAAGAAAACATCCCAAAGGCAGAAGCTCTAATGAATCAGCTGGAAGCCAACCGCAACCATATCATTATACCGGCTCCCGTTTTTGCCGAGTTACTGATGGGATGCAATCCTCAAGACAACCCAAGAGTCATGGAAGAGATTTCTCGAAGGACCAAAATAGTACCATTTGACGTTCCAGCGAGTATTGAATACGGCAAAATCCATATCAATAAGTGGGGGCTGAGGGAAGAATTAGGCATCCAGCGGGAAAAGATGAAAATTGACATGATGGTCTTAGCTGTTGCCCTAGCCCAGAAAGCATCATGCATCTACTCGGAAGACGATGACATACACAAGTTGGGCAAGGAAATCATCGAGGTCCGCAGAATGCCCAGCATAGCCCTTCAGGGAAATCTCCTTGATGCCCAAAATACCTAA
- a CDS encoding PQ-loop repeat-containing protein, giving the protein MQQEPANQNLRAIGWIGAFMLAVCGIPQAYECWLNGNANGLSPLFLGSWFIGEVLTLVFVLYEQARTDANMWPLLFNYAINILTIFVMIYYKVFPVI; this is encoded by the coding sequence ATGCAACAAGAACCAGCAAATCAAAATCTCAGGGCCATAGGATGGATCGGCGCTTTCATGTTGGCAGTTTGTGGCATCCCCCAGGCCTACGAATGTTGGCTGAATGGCAATGCTAACGGTTTGTCTCCCTTGTTTTTAGGATCGTGGTTTATCGGGGAAGTCCTTACGCTGGTGTTTGTTCTTTATGAGCAGGCAAGAACTGATGCTAATATGTGGCCCCTTTTATTTAACTACGCCATTAATATCTTGACTATTTTTGTGATGATTTATTACAAAGTATTTCCTGTTATTTAA